The DNA region TTGACGGCGACCTCGGCATTGTCGATCCCAATGGGGGGCTCCGTTGGACGCCCGCTGGCGCCCAGGTAGACCGTGCCGCCGTTTGTGTTGGCAAAGGCCACGACGTCGGACATGATGGCATGCAGCCGTCCCCCCTGCCGGGTGATCTTTTCATGAAAGGATTGCACGATGCTGTTCCCTTGCTCACGCGCTTCGGCCACGTGATCGAAGGCCTCCTTGCGGCGCCGGTATGGCCGGGTCAGCGAAAAATCGTCTGATTCCAGTACGCTTTTGATCCCAGCGAAGGATGGCGGCCCTTGCATCTTGATCTCAGTGACACGGTCACCGATTCCGAGGCGGTGTTTGTCGTTTTGATTCCGGCGAAGGCAATGGGCGTCCGATCCTTGAATGCACCGCATTCGCCTGGGATACTCTGGCTTGGATCCACTGAAAAACCTTGAGGTGGCCCGGGTACTGCGGCTTTCCAGATCGGTCACCTCCAACGCGTGCAGGTTTGGATCCTGGGTATATGCGATCTTAGTCTGCCCGCCAAAAGGAAAATCACGCATCGCGACGCCGTGAGTCGAGTTGGCATGGGCAGCAATCGCCAAACCGCCTGCTTCCCGAATCACCCGGTAGGCGGTCAGCACATCGGCCGAGGCACCAATTTGGGTGGAACCGTCGCCCAGCGTGTCCGCCGGGACATTCAACGTCAGCAGGATCAACTCCAGTTCCCGCACGGAGGTCTCCGGCGGGAATATTCCCAGGATGTGGAAGCCAAACGTCGCGGTAAACTCGAAACCGGGAAGCACCAGGACTTCGTTCCCCAGGCGCCGGTATTCATCCAGGGCCCGTCGCTCCTGAGGCCGAAGGCGATTCTCAGACTCCAGCCACTGGAGTCGCTCGATCTCCTTTCGCAGCGACGCTACCCCTGCAATCGTGTTATGATCGGTGATTGCCACCACGTCCAGACCGCGCTGTTCGGCCTTGTGAAGCCAATCGAGCCAGCTTGCATCTGGATCCTGCCAATCGGCGGACGCCATGGAATGCAGATGCATATCCATGCGCCACCATTTTCTTCTACTCTTACTTGTACTTGTCCTTCTCTTACTTGTCTTTCCTGGAGACACCAGTTTTGTCACTCCTTTTTTCGACCATCCAGCCCAGACAAAGCATCAGGCATTAGCTTGCTAACAGCCATTGCCCGATACCGGCCAGACTGCGACGGCCCATCGGTTGCGGTGTCGACGTGACTCACGATTGGCAAGCGCCAATAGCTGCACGCGGGATGGCTTAGCGCTATCGAATGCGCGGGAAAGCCGTTGTCCATTTGCTGTGATCAAGTCTGGCAATAGAAGAACAGGGAAGAAAAATGAGGAAGTGCTGAGGGCAAAACGTCGTGTAAACCTGAACCTGTGCCCCGCAGAAATACTTTCCAATCCAACCTTCGTATGGCCCTGACCCGGTCAATGCTTCGTCAACGCCACAACGTAACCCTGGTTTCCTCCCAGCCTGCAGCTGGCCAATCCTCTCTCGTAACCGATTCAACCCAATCCGGGCGATTTCGGTCAAATAAACCAACACCGCAAATCTAGAAAATCAATATGTATCAATTTGATGCGAAGCAGTAACGCTTCACATCGGTCGGGATTATAGCACAGGCATTCTGTTATGTCCAATTATGAACCGCGGAAACTCGCCAATGGACGGTATTGCTTTCGTCTCGACCTGGGCAGAACAAGAACGCTGCGAAAGCCGATGTGACCTTCACAGCGTATCTGGCAGGCACCCCCGGCAGGATTCGAACCTGCGACCGTCGGATTAGAAGTCCGATGCTCTGTCCATTGAGCTACGGGGGCAGCTAACACCTTACAACGACCGCCTG from Chloroflexota bacterium includes:
- a CDS encoding putative DNA binding domain-containing protein, encoding MHLHSMASADWQDPDASWLDWLHKAEQRGLDVVAITDHNTIAGVASLRKEIERLQWLESENRLRPQERRALDEYRRLGNEVLVLPGFEFTATFGFHILGIFPPETSVRELELILLTLNVPADTLGDGSTQIGASADVLTAYRVIREAGGLAIAAHANSTHGVAMRDFPFGGQTKIAYTQDPNLHALEVTDLESRSTRATSRFFSGSKPEYPRRMRCIQGSDAHCLRRNQNDKHRLGIGDRVTEIKMQGPPSFAGIKSVLESDDFSLTRPYRRRKEAFDHVAEAREQGNSIVQSFHEKITRQGGRLHAIMSDVVAFANTNGGTVYLGASGRPTEPPIGIDNAEVAVKELRVELQAKVTPPLEVEIDSLETQGQQVVRLQVPEGEAKPYCLDDSKIYLRQEAESVVAVRDEIVQMVKGALLERGEVDESGKPEPVDGRRRRGRRSTSKNGKGDSDQAVAERVPSEVESAPALDVSPPSVGVQIVSVTERGGTNYYTIRDLRNGSTVHNVTLKSARKLWRYAISQLEQNPVDPDKVPWAGDIGVARSEKRAGKQRYDLVQRVPGSDALVVYYGVTEEGCEGPWRQFLVGADTA